A stretch of DNA from Sphingomonas sp. SORGH_AS_0879:
CGCTCGCCCAGCCGGTCGAGCAGGAAGCTGGTCCGCCGGGTGATCGCCGCGCCCGCAATCGCGGAGACGAGGTGGCCGACCAGCGACGAGCCGACGCGCGGGTCGAAAACGATCGGCATCGTACCGCTCGCCAGCTTGGCCGGATTCAGCCGCGCGACGGTCCGCTCGCCCGCGCGGGTGCCGATCGCCTCGGGGCCTTCGAGCAGGCGGCGAAGGCGTGCGCCGTGATGGGCATAGTCGCGCTGCATTCCCGCCCCCTCGCCCGCGACGACGCTGACCGACAGGCCGTATCCGGTCGCGGCATAACCGGCGGCGAAACCGTGGCTGGTGGCCAGTGCCGACACGACGCGTGAGGCGGAGGCCCCCGCTCCTTCCGAATTGGTGACGCCGGCCACGGCACGCGCGGCCTCTTCGGCGGCCAGGGCGGCGGCGCGAAGTTGTTCGGGCTCGACCTCGCCGCCGTCGTCCAGGTCGAGCATCGGCGGCGCGCCGTGCAGCAACCGCTCCTCGGGCGCCAGGCCCGCCCAGCGATCCTCGGGCGCCTCCCGCGCCATGGCGACGGCGCGTTCGACCGCGAGGGTGATCGCATCGCCCGACAGGTCCGATGTCGAGACGCTGGCCGAGCGCCGCCCGACGAACACGCGCAGGCCCAGTTCCTCGCTCTCCGACCGCCCGACATCCTCCAGCGCGCCGAGGCGCACCGACACCTCCAGCGCGGCATCGGCGGCGAAGACGGCGTCGGCGGCGTCGGCCCCGGCGGCACGGGCACGGGCGACGATATCGGCGGCCCGGTCACGGGCCTGTTCGGGGGTCAACATGGGTAGGGACTTAAGGGCGCGGGGGGCGGGATGCCAGTACGCGCTTGCCACGACCGCGACAAAGATGGGAAACATGGCCGGTCAGTGGAAGGGAAGGACGACGCAATTCCTGCGCATGGCCGTTCTGATCCGCTTGGCCCGTCGCTACGTCTTTCACCCCTCCGCGTCCTGCGCCGATAGCTGGATGATGCCGACGTCGTTTAGCGTTATGGCGCGTGAACGGATAGGGCGCCGCCGCGTTGATCGCCCATGTCCCATTCCATCGCTCCACGCGGCCCCAACCATCAGTCCGCCACCCTGCGTGCCAAGATCGGGCGCAAGGTCGTCCTGCGGGCCAAGGTGCGGGTGACGTCGGGCGGACTGCTCGCGATCGGCGGGCTTGTGTCGTCCATCCTCTTGTCGACGGCGGTGCTGGTCGGGGTCGCCACCCGCCACCGCGCGACGCCGGATACCGACTAGACCGGCGCGGCGTCCGCCCCCGCGCCGTAATGGTGCCAGGTGAAGATCGCCAGCGCGCTGCGGTGCGGGCGAAAGGCTTCGGCAAGGGCGCGCACCTGCTTTTCCGAAGGCCGCGCGTCATGGCCCAAAATGCGCCCCATCTCGATCTGCACCGCCAGGTCACCGGCGGGCCAGATATCGGTGCGCCCTTCCGCGAAGAGCAGATAGACCTCCGCCGACCAGCGGCCGATGCCCTTGACCGCCACCAGTTGCGCGATCGCCTCCTCGTCGTCCTCCGGCAGGTTCGACAGGTTCAGGCGACCGCTCGTCACCTCTTCGGCCAGGCTGCGCAGATAACCGGCCTTTTGCCGCGAGATGCCGGC
This window harbors:
- a CDS encoding TldD/PmbA family protein, with the translated sequence MLTPEQARDRAADIVARARAAGADAADAVFAADAALEVSVRLGALEDVGRSESEELGLRVFVGRRSASVSTSDLSGDAITLAVERAVAMAREAPEDRWAGLAPEERLLHGAPPMLDLDDGGEVEPEQLRAAALAAEEAARAVAGVTNSEGAGASASRVVSALATSHGFAAGYAATGYGLSVSVVAGEGAGMQRDYAHHGARLRRLLEGPEAIGTRAGERTVARLNPAKLASGTMPIVFDPRVGSSLVGHLVSAIAGAAITRRTSFLLDRLGERVMAEGIRIEDDPHRPHGLRSRPFDGEGLAVSPTAIVEDGVLETWLLDSASARQLGLEPTGHAARGGAGAPGVSTSNLFMAAGRVPVDTLIADIADGVYVTELIGSGVNPVTGDYSRGAAGFRIVEGRIAEPVAEFTVAGNLKEMFLAMTPANDLEFRYGVNVPTLRIDGMTVASG
- a CDS encoding DNA-3-methyladenine glycosylase translates to MGLSAEQIRQSMDALAAAEPAIAAALARIGYPAPRIRARGYATLVRTILGQQVSVASADAHWRRLNELLGDATDPTTMQGVTDEELRGAGISRQKAGYLRSLAEEVTSGRLNLSNLPEDDEEAIAQLVAVKGIGRWSAEVYLLFAEGRTDIWPAGDLAVQIEMGRILGHDARPSEKQVRALAEAFRPHRSALAIFTWHHYGAGADAAPV